A single genomic interval of Lewinellaceae bacterium harbors:
- a CDS encoding MFS transporter, producing MEFMNKISFVDTRLIAVFISLFTVALGFGVILPVLPFYTERLALSTEASPESITFHIGFLTSVYPFFQMFFAPLWGQWSDRLGRRPLIIAGLWGFVLMQLLIGVSTSLWMLYLARIIGGIFTSAIIPVGYALVSDLTSEKDRTVGIAWAGTSYSLGVVAGPVVGGLLSRTDLHLFLELGHFLINDYSAPFFFLAAIGLVLLPIVSRWLSNTEGGHEKKPTGSRPLKWRQMVWNLSLFLLLSFIYQAALTLFESVFSIYSKNELQYDAITIGYGFMVCALVMGLLQPVVVSQKMKKILSGLDQIILGFGVFGFCIILLLFTGQLFFVLILVGLLAAGGAFITPNITSIISLKGSRAAGEALGIQNSVNSLGQVIGPIAGSWLLTMNKSLPYLLAGITLILAALLLFGSKRNVIV from the coding sequence TTGGAATTCATGAACAAAATAAGTTTTGTCGATACGCGATTAATTGCGGTATTTATCAGCCTTTTTACTGTAGCGTTAGGTTTCGGCGTGATTCTGCCCGTCCTGCCATTTTACACGGAGCGGCTGGCTTTGAGTACCGAGGCCTCTCCTGAAAGCATTACGTTCCATATCGGTTTTTTGACCAGCGTTTATCCATTTTTTCAGATGTTTTTTGCGCCCCTTTGGGGCCAGTGGTCTGACCGGCTGGGCAGAAGGCCTCTTATTATTGCCGGCCTTTGGGGGTTTGTTTTGATGCAATTGCTGATAGGAGTTTCAACCTCTCTTTGGATGCTTTATTTGGCCCGCATTATCGGAGGGATTTTCACCTCGGCAATAATTCCGGTAGGGTATGCGCTGGTCAGTGACCTAACCTCAGAGAAAGATCGCACAGTAGGCATCGCCTGGGCCGGCACATCTTACAGCTTGGGAGTTGTGGCGGGGCCGGTTGTCGGTGGCTTGTTAAGCCGGACGGACCTGCATTTGTTCCTCGAATTGGGGCACTTTTTGATAAATGATTATTCGGCCCCCTTTTTCTTTCTTGCTGCGATTGGTTTGGTGCTATTGCCAATTGTTAGCAGGTGGCTTAGCAATACGGAAGGCGGCCATGAAAAAAAGCCTACAGGTTCAAGACCCCTAAAATGGCGGCAAATGGTGTGGAATTTATCCCTTTTTTTATTGTTGTCGTTCATTTATCAGGCTGCGCTTACTTTATTTGAATCCGTATTTTCAATCTATTCCAAGAATGAATTGCAGTATGATGCCATTACCATTGGATATGGCTTTATGGTTTGTGCCCTGGTGATGGGCCTACTACAACCGGTTGTGGTTTCTCAAAAAATGAAAAAAATCCTGTCTGGCCTGGATCAGATTATTTTAGGATTCGGTGTATTTGGGTTTTGCATCATCCTTCTATTATTTACAGGCCAGCTTTTTTTCGTATTGATCCTGGTAGGGCTATTGGCAGCTGGAGGCGCATTCATTACCCCAAATATCACCTCTATTATTTCTTTAAAAGGGAGTCGAGCTGCCGGTGAAGCACTCGGCATTCAAAATTCTGTAAACAGCCTTGGACAAGTAATTGGGCCCATCGCCGGGAGTTGGCTTTTAACCATGAACAAGTCATTGCCGTATCTCTTGGCTGGAATAACGCTCATCCTGGCCGCATTACTTCTTTTCGGGAGTAAAAGAAATGTTATTGTTTAA
- a CDS encoding ATP-binding protein, producing the protein MEVFKTNKIPEKRYVVWVHLLVGAVVFYFLVHPLTMVIYWFEMTGMPFTLDQFFEVTPGRILDSFSFQMTGMAITFILIGAFIGLGSGLYYRNILRKTARLRKQDQQIKWNISSIIKAGESDRVEFKSSLRFDYQKNAINKSLEEVIIKTIAGFLNTNGGALLIGVDDAGNILGLEKDYNSLKRKSQDGFELRIYQLITNHIGVEFCSLVQISFYYLEEKDLCVLRIEAAQSPAYIHGNNKTAFYIRAGNSTKPLTIQEAVKYINLRQEKV; encoded by the coding sequence ATGGAAGTATTTAAAACGAACAAAATTCCTGAAAAAAGATACGTCGTCTGGGTTCACCTTCTGGTTGGCGCCGTTGTGTTTTATTTTCTCGTACACCCATTGACGATGGTTATTTATTGGTTTGAAATGACTGGAATGCCATTTACTTTGGATCAATTTTTTGAAGTGACCCCTGGCAGAATATTGGATTCCTTCTCTTTTCAGATGACAGGAATGGCTATAACCTTCATTTTGATAGGAGCTTTTATCGGCTTGGGGTCTGGCCTGTATTACAGGAATATTTTGCGGAAAACAGCCAGGCTGCGAAAGCAGGATCAGCAGATCAAATGGAATATTTCATCTATCATCAAAGCCGGGGAAAGCGATAGAGTGGAATTCAAATCTTCTTTAAGGTTTGATTATCAAAAAAACGCTATCAATAAGAGCCTGGAGGAAGTAATTATAAAAACGATAGCAGGATTTCTGAATACAAACGGCGGAGCATTGTTGATAGGCGTTGATGATGCAGGAAATATTCTCGGGCTGGAAAAGGACTACAATTCTTTAAAAAGGAAAAGTCAGGATGGGTTTGAGCTAAGGATTTACCAGTTGATCACCAATCATATCGGAGTTGAATTCTGTTCATTGGTTCAAATATCTTTCTATTATTTGGAAGAAAAAGACCTTTGTGTGCTCCGGATAGAAGCGGCCCAATCACCTGCTTATATACATGGCAATAATAAAACAGCTTTTTATATACGCGCAGGCAATTCCACTAAGCCGCTCACGATCCAGGAAGCTGTGAAATACATCAATTTGCGGCAGGAAAAAGTTTAA
- a CDS encoding class I SAM-dependent methyltransferase, translating to MMAKTKQIKKRYDRVARWYDLLDKPMESTLFSKWREALVGHVAGKTLEVGVGTGKSIPYYPEDVNLTAIDFSKNMLEKAKAKYGNDPRNITFLEMDAQDMDFEDDTFDTVVTSCVFCSVPDPVKGLKEIRRVLKPGGMLLM from the coding sequence ATAATGGCAAAAACCAAGCAAATAAAAAAACGCTACGACCGAGTAGCGCGATGGTATGACCTCCTGGACAAACCGATGGAAAGCACCCTGTTTTCAAAATGGCGGGAAGCACTGGTAGGCCATGTCGCCGGCAAAACGCTGGAAGTAGGCGTCGGGACTGGCAAAAGCATCCCCTATTATCCCGAGGATGTAAACCTGACAGCGATCGACTTCAGCAAAAATATGCTGGAAAAGGCTAAAGCGAAATATGGGAATGATCCGCGCAATATCACCTTCCTGGAAATGGATGCCCAGGATATGGACTTCGAGGATGACACTTTTGATACCGTAGTCACGAGCTGTGTATTTTGTTCAGTGCCTGACCCGGTGAAAGGGCTAAAAGAGATCAGGAGAGTGCTGAAGCCGGGCGGTATGCTTCTGATGTAG
- a CDS encoding transposase: protein MFIFSFMNVHQLIEDERQFLALTSLYPGEFEELLRPFATRWRQFFKHYTLRRQRRSKPLTAIALEEPTKKLGSLEEKLFFILYFFKNNHLQQSLAAQFDMNQGQVSRWIKALLPVLEQSIIDLHLQPARTMDELIRLFRSRQRNEGQAAQSLHIDVTERSIERNQDTAAQKHDYSGKQAGHRLKNAVMCDESQYVHFTGSTYRGAIHDKAMADEEFPCLSPLEAFCLWLSKDKGYQGYQPFGVHLLEPYKAKPKRPLEPWQKEFNKWVSSIRIVCEHAICGIKRCRVVKETLRYFDAGFRDQVFSVACALHNFRVSRRHTYARGAQRVRARINLNFYPT, encoded by the coding sequence TTGTTTATATTTTCTTTCATGAATGTACATCAACTCATTGAAGACGAACGACAATTTCTGGCACTAACCAGTTTGTACCCTGGCGAGTTTGAAGAACTGCTGAGGCCTTTTGCAACTCGCTGGCGGCAATTCTTCAAGCACTACACTCTGCGTAGGCAACGACGCAGCAAGCCTCTAACGGCTATAGCCTTAGAAGAGCCAACCAAAAAGCTGGGCAGCCTGGAAGAGAAATTATTTTTCATCCTCTACTTTTTTAAGAACAACCACCTGCAACAATCTTTGGCAGCTCAATTTGATATGAACCAAGGGCAGGTTAGCCGTTGGATAAAAGCTCTGCTACCGGTTTTGGAACAAAGCATAATTGACTTGCACTTACAGCCAGCCCGAACCATGGATGAGCTTATTAGGCTGTTTCGCAGCCGGCAACGCAATGAGGGCCAGGCTGCACAAAGCCTACATATTGATGTTACCGAACGCTCGATAGAACGCAACCAGGATACCGCCGCTCAAAAGCATGACTACAGTGGTAAGCAAGCTGGCCACCGCTTGAAAAACGCAGTGATGTGCGATGAATCTCAATACGTCCACTTTACTGGTTCCACCTATCGGGGCGCTATCCATGATAAAGCCATGGCTGACGAGGAGTTTCCTTGTTTAAGCCCTCTTGAAGCTTTCTGTTTGTGGTTGTCCAAAGACAAAGGTTACCAAGGTTATCAACCCTTTGGAGTACACTTGCTCGAACCCTATAAAGCGAAGCCTAAGCGTCCTCTGGAGCCCTGGCAAAAAGAATTCAACAAGTGGGTAAGCTCCATCCGCATCGTTTGTGAACACGCTATCTGCGGCATCAAAAGATGCCGGGTAGTCAAAGAAACCTTGCGTTACTTTGATGCTGGGTTTCGAGACCAGGTATTTAGTGTGGCATGTGCCTTACACAACTTTCGTGTAAGCCGAAGGCATACCTACGCGCGTGGCGCGCAGCGCGTGCGTGCGCGCATTAATTTGAATTTTTATCCGACATAA
- a CDS encoding NAD(P)-binding protein — translation MKRQIKDITSPPDLKSHSVGTGPTRQQRPVYVDLLPPCNNACPAGENIQAWLALAQAGKFEEAWQVIIQDNPMPAVMGRVCYHPCEAGCNRTFIDSPVSIHAIERFLGDEAIRNNWKVKLEKQSGGKRVLIVGAGPSGLSAAYHLTRMGHTVEIHEAGLVAGGMMHFGIPAYRLPRDILDKEVQRIETMGVKIILNHKVENVLEEKKEGSFDAVFIAVGPHLSKKIDIPGRDAGKMLDAISFLKQVEQGGKPKIGRKVAVYGGGNTAMDAARTAKRLGADEAIVIYRLDRKHMAAHQFEAEEALEEGVKINWLRTIKAMDEDTFTVEVMRLEDGRPVPTGQFETLEADTLILAVGQDTDTGFLRNVPGIEFNEDGTVIVGRDMMTGCEGIFAGGDMVPSERSVTVAIGHGKNAARYIDGFLWAKPYIKPPKHPVVGHERLHLWYKTHAPQREQAELPAEKRIEGFDEIKAGLSEEEALFESQRCLSCGNCFECDGCYGACPEDAIIKLGPGNGYRYDFDRCTGCAVCYEQCPCHAIEMIPEPESKMQ, via the coding sequence ATGAAACGGCAAATAAAAGACATAACATCCCCTCCTGACCTCAAAAGCCATAGCGTTGGCACCGGACCCACAAGGCAGCAGCGCCCGGTTTATGTTGACCTGCTTCCTCCCTGCAACAACGCTTGTCCGGCAGGCGAAAACATACAAGCATGGCTGGCGCTGGCACAAGCCGGTAAATTTGAAGAAGCCTGGCAGGTTATCATACAGGATAATCCCATGCCTGCCGTGATGGGCCGCGTTTGCTACCATCCATGTGAAGCCGGCTGTAACCGTACTTTCATAGACAGCCCGGTCAGTATTCATGCCATTGAACGGTTTCTTGGCGATGAGGCAATCAGAAATAACTGGAAGGTCAAACTTGAGAAACAATCTGGAGGCAAGCGGGTACTGATAGTGGGTGCCGGGCCCAGCGGATTATCAGCGGCATACCATCTCACAAGGATGGGCCATACCGTTGAAATCCACGAGGCAGGTCTTGTTGCAGGCGGTATGATGCACTTTGGCATTCCCGCCTACCGGCTTCCACGTGATATACTGGATAAAGAGGTACAGCGCATTGAAACAATGGGGGTTAAAATTATACTCAATCACAAAGTCGAAAATGTATTGGAAGAAAAAAAGGAAGGCAGTTTCGATGCCGTGTTCATTGCGGTGGGCCCCCATCTTTCAAAGAAAATAGATATTCCGGGCAGGGATGCGGGAAAAATGTTAGACGCCATCAGTTTTTTAAAACAGGTAGAGCAAGGCGGGAAGCCTAAAATCGGACGCAAGGTGGCCGTTTATGGAGGAGGCAACACGGCAATGGATGCTGCACGCACGGCAAAACGGCTGGGAGCCGATGAAGCCATCGTCATCTACAGGCTCGACCGTAAGCACATGGCCGCCCATCAATTTGAAGCTGAAGAAGCACTGGAGGAAGGGGTGAAAATAAACTGGCTGCGCACTATAAAAGCGATGGATGAAGATACATTCACCGTTGAAGTCATGCGGCTTGAGGACGGAAGGCCCGTGCCCACCGGGCAATTTGAAACCCTCGAAGCAGACACGCTGATACTGGCCGTGGGGCAGGATACCGATACAGGATTTTTAAGGAACGTGCCCGGCATCGAGTTCAATGAAGATGGCACAGTCATAGTTGGGCGCGATATGATGACCGGCTGTGAAGGCATCTTTGCCGGGGGCGATATGGTGCCCAGCGAACGCAGCGTAACGGTGGCAATCGGGCACGGTAAAAATGCAGCGCGCTATATTGATGGTTTCCTGTGGGCAAAGCCCTACATTAAACCTCCCAAACATCCGGTGGTGGGCCATGAACGGCTGCACCTCTGGTATAAGACGCACGCCCCTCAAAGGGAACAGGCAGAACTTCCTGCTGAAAAACGCATCGAAGGGTTTGATGAAATAAAGGCAGGCTTGAGCGAAGAGGAAGCATTGTTCGAATCGCAACGCTGCCTCTCCTGCGGCAATTGCTTTGAGTGTGACGGTTGCTATGGAGCTTGCCCCGAAGATGCCATAATAAAATTGGGACCGGGTAACGGTTATCGTTACGACTTTGATCGTTGCACCGGCTGCGCAGTGTGTTATGAGCAGTGCCCTTGCCATGCCATAGAAATGATTCCAGAACCCGAAAGTAAAATGCAATAA